In Zingiber officinale cultivar Zhangliang chromosome 8B, Zo_v1.1, whole genome shotgun sequence, a single genomic region encodes these proteins:
- the LOC122015370 gene encoding probable alpha,alpha-trehalose-phosphate synthase [UDP-forming] 9 — MSFNAIDSSSLGVTSDNEDSDGLLIPLPARLIIVANFLPLHAVRNHTSGEWHFEWDEDSLLLQMKDGFPSKTEIIYVGSLKVDINVEEQEELSQMLLEEFRCVATFLCSHLQRSFYNGFCKRHLWPLLHYMLPISSGQSQIFDQTLFRTYISANRIFADKVMEAMNSDEDYVWIHDYHLMLLPTLLRKRLTHIKLGFFLHSPFPSSEIYKVLPVRDQLLKGLLNADLIGFQTFEYARHFLSCCNRLLGLDYRFKQGYIVIDYLGRIVTINIAPVGIHISRLERILNCPSTLAKIQEIEQGFKGKTIFLGVDDMDIFKGISMKLLAFEVLLQRNDRLRGKIVLIQIANPPRTMGKNVMETKMEVISLVKGINDVYGSPGYTPVVFIDYSISPHEKIAYYVMADCCIINALRDGMNLVPYEYVVCRQGTEEMDRHCLIHEVPKRTSTLILSEFIGCSPSLSGAIRVNPWSIQDVADGLSRASWMSAHERQLHHQKHYRYISSHDVAFWTRGFSKELERACKVNANQIYHRLGISLSFRVVSLSPNFRKLSISEVVSIYKRTTNRAIFLDYDGTIIPVSSANKVPSTALVSILNDLCANPGNTVFIISGRGRTTLDEWFCSCTNLGIVSEHGYFIRWTKDSSWESSPPFGINFKWKNTVELVMKSYTEATDGAYIESKESALVWNHQYADVEFGSCQAKELSNHLQSLLIDAPVLVHRGQNIVEVKPQGVAKGMAVEKILKQLSANGKLLDLIICIGDDRSDKNMFRSLNDAVARPSLAAPPEVFACTVGQKPSSAKYYIEDTDEVLELLSAIVETQNGSVPNE; from the exons ATGAGTTTCAATGCCATAGATTCAAGCTCTCTTGGAGTTACATCTGACAATGAAGATTCAGATGGTTTGTTAATTCCACTCCCTGCAAGGCTAATAATAGTTGCAAATTTCCTTCCTCTGCATGCTGTTCGAAATCACACAAGTGGAGAATGGCACTTTGAGTGGGATGAAGATTCATTACTCCTGCAAATGAAAGACGGATTTccttcaaaaactgaaatcattTATGTGGGTAGTCTGAAAGTTGATATCAAtgtagaagaacaagaagaacttTCGCAAATGCTTTTAGAAGAATTTAGGTGCGTAGCTACTTTTCTGTGTTCTCATCTTCAGAGAAGCTTCTACAATGGCTTCTGTAAGAGACACCTTTGGCCACTTTTGCATTATATGTTGCCAATCTCTTCTGGGCAAAGCCAGATCTTTGACCAAACCCTTTTCAGAACCTACATTTCTGCGAACAGAATATTTGCAGATAAGGTAATGGAGGCAATGAATTCAGATGAAGACTACGTGTGGATCCACGACTATCATCTCATGCTTCTACCAACCCTCCTAAGGAAGCGACTGACACATATCAAGCTCGGGTTTTTTCTTCATAGCCCATTTCCATCCTCAGAAATCTATAAAGTTCTTCCAGTTAGAGACCAACTCCTCAAAGGCTTATTGAATGCAGATTTAATTGGTTTTCAGACTTTTGAATACGCGcgccattttctttcttgttgcaACAGGCTCCTAGGCCTAGATTATAGATTCAAGCAGGGTTATATAGTAATCGATTATCTTGGCCGAATTGTGACTATTAATATTGCCCCTGTTGGCATTCACATTAGTCGACTTGAAAGAATTCTGAATTGCCCATCAACCCTTGCCAAGATTCAAGAGATTGAACAAGGATTTAAGGGGAAGACAATATTCCTCGGTGTTGATGATATGGATATCTTCAAAGGTATCAGTATGAAGCTTTTAGCTTTTGAGGTTCTGTTGCAGAGGAACGATAGGCTTCGAGGAAAGATAGTCCTGATTCAAATTGCTAATCCTCCGAGGACAATGGGGAAGAATGTTATGGAAACAAAAATGGAGGTAATCTCACTCGTCAAGGGCATAAACGATGTCTATGGTAGTCCAGGCTACACACCTGTGGTCTTTATAGATTATTCTATCTCCCCTCACGAGAAGATTGCATACTATGTGATGGCAGATTGCTGCATCATAAATGCTCTCAGGGATGGTATGAACTTAGTACCTTATGAATATGTCGTTTGTAGGCAAgggacagaggagatggataggCACTGTCTCATTCATGAGGTGCCCAAACGCACAAGCACACTGATTCTCTCTGAATTTATCGGTTGTTCTCCTTCTTTGAGTGGAGCTATAAGGGTCAATCCTTGGAGCATTCAGGATGTTGCAGATGGCTTGTCTCGTGCAAGTTGGATGTCTGCACATGAGAGACAGCTACACCACCAAAAACACTATCGATATATTAGCTCTCATGATGTGGCTTTTTGGACTCGAGGCTTCTCAAAGGAACTAGAAAGAGCATGCAAAGTCAATGCCAATCAAATATACCATCGCCTTGGTATCAGTCTAAGTTTCAGAGTTGTTTCTCTTTCTCCAAATTTCAGAAAACTATCTATAAGTGAAGTGGTCTCAATCTACAAAAGAACCACCAACCGAGCAATATTCTTGGATTATGATGGAACCATAATTCCTGTCTCTTCAGCAAATAAGGTCCCATCCACAGCACTGGTTTCCATTCTTAATGATCTCTGTGCCAATCCCGGAAATACAGTATTCATCATCAGTGGAAGAGGAAGGACTACTCTTGATGAGTGGTTTTGTTCTTGTACAAATCTAGGAATTGTTTCTGAGCATGGTTACTTCATCAG ATGGACTAAAGATTCTAGTTGGGAATCTTCTCCGCCTTTTGGTATTAACTTCAAGTGGAAAAATACCGTAGAGCTTGTGATGAAATCATACACTGAGGCCACAGATGGTGCCTATATTGAATCGAAGGAGAGTGCACTGGTGTGGAATCATCAGTATGCTGACGTCGAGTTTGGCTCCTGTCAAGCTAAAGAGCTTTCCAACCATCTGCAAAGTCTCCTTATCGATGCTCCTGTATTAGTTCATAGGGGCCAAAACATTGTTGAGGTTAAGCCTCAG GGAGTTGCCAAAGGGATGGCTGTGGAAAAAATTCTGAAGCAACTGTCTGCAAATGGAAAACTTCTGGACCTCATTATCTGCATTGGTGATGATCGGTCCGACAAAAACATGTTCCGGAGCCTCAATGATGCAGTGGCAAGGCCATCGCTTGCCGCACCCCCTGAGGTCTTTGCCTGCACAGTAGGCCAAAAGCCAAGCAGTGCCAAGTACTACATCGAAGATACTGATGAAGTGCTGGAGTTGCTAAGCGCCATCGtagaaactcaaaatggaagTGTCCCCAATGAATAA